The sequence GCTCGTCCATGGCAGCCATGCGGCCCCGTACGGTGTCCCGCCAGTGACCGGTTTCGGTCCGGCCGGCCAGCAGCGCCGCGATCTCGTCCAGGCTCATCATCCCGCTCTCCTGCCAGATCTGGATGAGCGCGATCCGCCGGAACTCCACGGGACCGTAGAGCCGCCGCCCCGACTGTCGTGCCGTCGGCTGAAGGACCCCGCGCTCCTCCCAGTAGCGCAGGGTGGAGGTGGCCAGCCCCAGCCGCGCCGCGACCTCGCCGATGGGCAGAAGATTCTCGTGCGTGTCCATGGCCGGCATCATCCATCCGGCTTGCTCACACGCGGTATCGGATAAGCGGCCACCCTGAGCCGGCCCGGGGCGGGCTTGCGGTGAACATCGTCGAGTGCTGAGGTGAACCCCGTGACGGGTGGGGCGGCGCGGGTGCGCGTACCGGTGGGCGAGGACGCGGAGCGATGGATCACGCGCGCGGGCTGCCGCCGCGTCCTGTTCGTCGTGCACAACGTGACGTCGGCGACGCGTCTGCTGGACGTCCTCCCGCTGTTCCACGGCGACCTGCGCCTCCAGATGGTCGCCACCTGCACCGGCTCGTCCCCGTTCCTGGCCGGTGTGCCCGAGCTGCTGGCGCGGGCGGGGCTGCCGGTCCTGCCCTGGGATCAGGCCAAGGACACCCCGTTCGACCTGGTGGTGTCCGCCAGCTACGGCGGTGAACTCGCCGCGCTCCAAGGCAAGTTGGCCGTCCTGTCACACGGGGCCGGATACAATAAGAGGCTGGCCACACCGGACACCGGACACCGGACACCGGACACCGGACACCCGTCGCCCGCGCCCGTCTTCGGCCTGTCGCCGGACTGGCTCCTGGACGACGGGCGGCCCCTGGCCACCGCCACCGTTCTCTCCCACCCGGAACAGCTGGACCGGCTGCGCTCGGGCTGTCCCGAGGCGGCGCCCACCGCGGTGCTCGCCGGGGACCCCTGCTACGACCGCGTTCTCGCCGCGCTCCCCCACCGCGACCTGTTCCGCCGCGCGCTCGGCGTGGGACCCGGCCAGCGGCTGATCGTCGTCAGCTCCACCTGGGCATCGCGTTCGCTCTTCGGCGGGGCCTGGGAGCCGGAGTCGGACGACCTGCTGCCCTGGCTGCTGTCCCGCCTGACCGCCGAGCTGCCGGCCGACGAGTACCGCACCGTCGCGGTCCTGCATCCGAACATCTGGTACGGCCACGGTCCCGGGCAGGTCCGTGCCTGGCTGGACAACGCGCGGCGGGCCGGACTCGACGCGATACCCCCGCTCGATGGGTGGCGGCAGGCCCTGATCGCCGCCGACTGCGTCCTCGGAGACCATTCGAGCGTCACGTACTACGCGGCGTCGATCGGCGTCCCCGTCCTCCTCGGGGCGTTCCCCCAGCAGGACCTCGACCCGCTCTCACCGGTCGCCGCCCTCGGCCGCGACGCCCCCCGGCTCGTGCGCCGG comes from Streptomyces sp. FXJ1.172 and encodes:
- a CDS encoding MerR family transcriptional regulator, with the protein product MDTHENLLPIGEVAARLGLATSTLRYWEERGVLQPTARQSGRRLYGPVEFRRIALIQIWQESGMMSLDEIAALLAGRTETGHWRDTVRGRMAAMDEQIDRLTRARAYLAHYLSCPRDHPADDCPMVSEEIDAHIRAV